One window of the Synechococcus sp. CC9311 genome contains the following:
- a CDS encoding DUF3685 domain-containing protein, whose amino-acid sequence MNGIPNKILLIARNLLAESLLSGLAGNKDLEVSVSTDQLDGQPDLVIWSIETVASPALLQLEVLKLQSRWGSAPLLLLLPATLPCDPTELLSLNCAGLLQDPDLTQLQQSIETLLSGGRVVELTAHSSSEPFEPFQTPGLGAWLLMTGLQQINHDLRLIEVMLNPPPENPMLRFMLEGRCRELCSARQLLLWLWGPLQLGLEGSVPLQQSSSFSEPPGTSIQLKERNGAAVWDAIHQRLETAVSGGLSNATGQMLAIEGLHPERRRELLLALLGQLNAVLQRLRLDQQACVEKRSDQALSEHWQALQPELRQQALCTMAGHYVRLPMGEELSGVADHLLLNTELEDIDEELPNPKRMLAPFLDDQPVLVDGQLLPADDPRALLQLETLVSNWLVRTAELIGSELLGVCGDWPELRRYLLEQRLISTRELERLRNQLNTQSRWQTWIQRPIRLYESQRLLYQLNNGTIAPLLLTEPRDEELRRLGWWQQQVALLLEARDALAPQVQLLVRRVGDLLAVVLTQVIGRAIGLVGRGIAQGMGRSFKRS is encoded by the coding sequence GTGAACGGGATTCCAAACAAGATTTTGCTTATCGCAAGGAATCTGCTTGCTGAATCTCTTTTGTCGGGGCTGGCTGGCAACAAAGATCTAGAGGTCTCTGTTTCAACAGATCAGCTGGATGGGCAACCTGATCTTGTGATCTGGTCCATTGAAACGGTTGCATCTCCGGCACTTCTTCAGCTCGAGGTTTTAAAGCTTCAAAGTCGTTGGGGATCAGCTCCTCTGTTGTTGTTGCTCCCCGCGACCCTCCCTTGCGACCCCACTGAGCTTCTTTCCCTGAACTGCGCGGGATTGCTTCAAGACCCTGATCTCACGCAATTGCAGCAGAGCATTGAAACTCTGCTGTCTGGGGGCAGGGTGGTCGAATTGACGGCGCACTCTTCGTCTGAGCCGTTTGAACCTTTTCAGACACCAGGGCTTGGGGCTTGGTTGTTGATGACTGGGCTTCAGCAAATTAATCATGACCTTCGCTTGATCGAGGTCATGTTGAACCCACCACCTGAGAATCCGATGTTGCGATTCATGCTGGAGGGACGCTGTCGTGAATTGTGCAGTGCCCGTCAGCTGTTGCTCTGGCTTTGGGGTCCATTGCAATTGGGGCTTGAAGGTTCTGTTCCCCTCCAACAATCGTCTTCCTTCAGTGAACCTCCAGGAACTTCGATTCAGTTAAAGGAGAGAAATGGTGCTGCGGTATGGGACGCCATTCATCAACGCCTTGAAACAGCGGTCTCTGGAGGCCTCAGCAACGCTACCGGTCAGATGCTGGCGATTGAAGGTCTTCACCCTGAGCGACGACGCGAGCTCCTGCTTGCCCTTTTGGGACAGCTCAATGCAGTTCTGCAAAGGTTGCGCCTCGATCAGCAGGCTTGCGTCGAAAAGCGATCCGATCAGGCGCTTTCGGAGCACTGGCAGGCTCTTCAACCTGAATTGCGTCAGCAGGCTTTGTGCACGATGGCGGGTCATTACGTGCGCCTTCCGATGGGAGAGGAATTAAGCGGTGTCGCCGATCACCTTCTTCTCAATACCGAACTCGAAGACATCGATGAGGAATTACCAAATCCGAAGCGGATGCTGGCTCCTTTTCTGGACGACCAGCCTGTTTTGGTCGATGGACAGCTACTGCCTGCCGATGATCCCCGCGCCTTGCTGCAGCTTGAAACGTTGGTGAGCAATTGGTTGGTGCGCACAGCGGAACTGATTGGCTCTGAGCTTCTTGGCGTCTGCGGAGATTGGCCTGAGTTAAGGCGCTATCTGTTAGAGCAACGCTTGATCTCCACCCGAGAGCTGGAACGTCTACGCAACCAACTCAATACCCAGTCTCGTTGGCAAACCTGGATTCAACGTCCGATTCGCCTCTACGAAAGCCAGCGGCTTCTCTATCAACTCAACAATGGAACGATTGCACCGTTGCTGCTAACGGAACCCAGAGACGAAGAGTTGCGTCGTCTTGGCTGGTGGCAACAACAGGTTGCTCTTCTGCTGGAAGCGCGGGATGCCCTGGCTCCTCAGGTTCAACTTCTCGTCCGCAGAGTGGGTGATTTGCTGGCTGTGGTTCTAACCCAAGTGATTGGTCGAGCGATTGGACTGGTGGGTAGAGGCATTGCTCAAGGGATGGGCCGCAGCTTCAAGCGCAGCTGA
- the lpxD gene encoding UDP-3-O-(3-hydroxymyristoyl)glucosamine N-acyltransferase has translation MRFSQLIAILQDGEAGLLEHQLSSNPELRGAASLERAGSDQLSFLEKGNALIQSLETSHVGAVLIPNQDDLKAMAQQRGLAWAVMRDPRLAFAEALERLHPRPRTQATIHPSAVIGERVQIDAGVSIGPHVCIGDDTRICANSTIHAGVVIYGDVKVGQFCELHANAVLHPGVRLASHCVVHSNAVVGSEGFGFVPTAKGWRKMPQTGLVVLEEGVEVGCGSTIDRPSVGETRIGAGTKIDNLVQIGHGVVTGQGCALASQVGIAGGARLGNGVILAGQVGVANRAVIGDRAIASSKSGIHGEVESGEVVSGYPAIPNRLWLRCSAAFSKLPEMAKQIRELKKAAQ, from the coding sequence ATGCGTTTCAGCCAGTTAATCGCCATCCTTCAGGACGGAGAGGCAGGCCTGCTGGAGCATCAGCTCAGCAGCAATCCTGAGCTCCGTGGTGCGGCATCTTTGGAGAGAGCCGGTTCCGATCAACTCAGCTTCCTTGAAAAGGGCAACGCTCTGATTCAGAGCTTGGAAACCAGCCATGTCGGCGCCGTTTTGATTCCTAATCAGGACGACCTCAAGGCCATGGCTCAGCAGCGCGGCTTGGCTTGGGCTGTGATGCGAGATCCCCGTTTGGCCTTTGCAGAAGCGCTCGAACGTTTGCATCCTCGGCCCAGAACACAAGCAACCATTCATCCTTCTGCGGTGATCGGTGAGAGGGTTCAAATTGATGCTGGCGTCTCGATTGGCCCTCACGTTTGCATTGGCGACGACACACGCATCTGTGCCAACAGCACCATTCATGCCGGTGTGGTGATTTACGGCGATGTGAAGGTTGGTCAGTTCTGCGAATTGCATGCCAATGCAGTGCTTCATCCCGGAGTGCGTTTAGCCAGCCATTGCGTGGTTCACTCCAACGCGGTGGTGGGCTCCGAGGGGTTTGGATTTGTTCCGACTGCTAAGGGATGGCGAAAAATGCCTCAAACGGGTCTGGTGGTCCTGGAGGAGGGTGTTGAAGTGGGTTGCGGCAGCACGATTGATCGCCCATCAGTTGGTGAAACCAGAATTGGGGCGGGAACAAAGATCGATAATCTCGTTCAAATTGGCCATGGCGTTGTCACCGGACAAGGCTGTGCCTTGGCTTCGCAGGTGGGTATTGCCGGGGGTGCTCGCCTCGGTAATGGGGTGATATTGGCTGGACAGGTTGGTGTGGCCAACCGAGCGGTGATCGGTGATCGTGCGATTGCGAGCTCCAAGAGCGGGATTCATGGTGAGGTGGAGTCCGGTGAAGTGGTGAGTGGCTATCCAGCGATTCCCAACAGGCTTTGGCTGCGATGTTCGGCAGCATTCAGCAAATTGCCTGAGATGGCGAAACAGATCCGTGAACTCAAGAAAGCCGCTCAGTAA
- a CDS encoding phosphoribulokinase, giving the protein MSKRHPVVAVTGSSGAGTSTVKRAFEHIFARENITPAVVEGDSYHRFERMAMKTAMSESLAKGENFSHFGPEANLFDKLEELFRVYGETGGGQKRYYLHSPEEAAEHNARLGVSLDPGQFTPWEDIPGGTDVLFYEGLHGGVVGDGYDVASHADLLVGVVPITNLEWIQKIQRDNAERGYSAEAIVDTILRRMPDYINHICPQFSLTDINFQRVPTVDTSNPFICRNIPTPDESFVIIHFRKGAREKWGIDFSYLLSMIHDSFMSSPTSIVVNGGKMGFAMELILTPIIHRMIEEQSKLS; this is encoded by the coding sequence ATGTCGAAGCGTCACCCCGTCGTGGCTGTCACGGGTTCCTCAGGTGCAGGCACTAGCACTGTTAAGAGGGCTTTTGAGCACATCTTCGCTCGGGAGAACATCACTCCTGCAGTGGTGGAGGGCGACAGCTACCACCGCTTCGAGCGGATGGCGATGAAGACCGCCATGTCTGAATCGCTTGCGAAGGGTGAGAATTTCTCCCACTTCGGTCCTGAAGCCAACCTCTTCGACAAGCTCGAAGAGCTCTTCCGCGTGTACGGCGAAACAGGTGGAGGCCAGAAGCGCTACTACCTTCACAGCCCAGAAGAGGCTGCTGAACACAACGCTCGCCTCGGTGTGAGCTTGGATCCAGGTCAGTTCACCCCTTGGGAGGACATCCCTGGTGGCACAGACGTGTTGTTCTATGAAGGCCTTCACGGTGGCGTTGTCGGAGACGGCTACGACGTGGCGTCGCACGCTGATCTACTCGTGGGTGTGGTTCCGATCACCAATCTCGAGTGGATCCAAAAGATTCAGCGTGACAACGCCGAGCGTGGCTATTCAGCAGAAGCGATCGTTGACACGATCCTGCGCCGCATGCCGGATTACATCAATCACATCTGTCCCCAATTCAGCCTCACGGACATCAACTTCCAGCGGGTTCCCACGGTTGACACCTCCAACCCATTCATCTGCCGGAACATCCCGACGCCTGATGAAAGCTTCGTGATCATTCACTTCCGCAAGGGAGCTCGTGAGAAGTGGGGAATTGATTTCAGCTACTTGCTGAGCATGATTCATGACTCTTTCATGAGTAGTCCCACCAGCATTGTTGTGAACGGAGGAAAGATGGGCTTCGCGATGGAACTCATCTTGACCCCCATCATTCACCGCATGATTGAGGAGCAAAGCAAGCTCTCCTGA
- the leuB gene encoding 3-isopropylmalate dehydrogenase — translation MPQHRVVLLPGDGIGPEITAVAKQLLEAVSTRHGFSLEFSEAPIGGSAIDATGEPLPASTLEACKAADAVLLAAIGSPRFDSLPREKRPESGLLALRAGMELFANLRPVKIVPALIGASSLRPEVVEGVDLMVVRELTGGIYFGQPKGRVQADGEERAFNTMTYSDSEIDRIARVAFKLACERRGQLCSVDKANVLDVSQLWRDRVEGMKSDYAAVDVSHLYVDNAAMQLVRDPRQFDVVLTGNLFGDILSDISAMLTGSIGMLPSASLGSEGPGLYEPVHGSAPDLAGQDKANPMAMVLSAAMMLRTGLKQNAAADDLEHAVDRVLAAGFRTGDLMSEGCTALGCQAMGEELLKTL, via the coding sequence ATGCCACAGCATCGCGTTGTTTTGCTTCCTGGTGACGGCATTGGTCCAGAGATCACTGCCGTGGCGAAGCAGCTCCTTGAAGCCGTGTCTACTCGTCATGGTTTCTCGCTCGAGTTCAGTGAAGCGCCGATCGGTGGCTCTGCCATCGATGCCACGGGTGAGCCGTTACCGGCGAGCACCCTTGAAGCTTGTAAGGCTGCCGATGCCGTTTTGCTTGCAGCGATTGGGAGCCCTCGATTTGATTCGTTGCCCCGTGAGAAACGACCTGAAAGTGGATTGCTAGCCCTGCGCGCGGGCATGGAGCTCTTCGCCAATCTCCGGCCAGTCAAAATTGTTCCAGCGCTGATTGGTGCCAGCAGCCTGCGACCTGAAGTGGTGGAAGGAGTGGATCTGATGGTGGTGAGGGAGCTCACGGGCGGAATTTATTTCGGTCAACCGAAAGGTCGGGTGCAGGCCGATGGTGAAGAGCGTGCGTTCAACACCATGACCTACTCCGATTCTGAGATCGACAGAATCGCCAGGGTGGCTTTCAAACTCGCCTGTGAGCGTCGCGGGCAACTCTGCTCGGTGGATAAGGCCAATGTGCTCGACGTCAGCCAACTGTGGCGTGATCGCGTGGAGGGAATGAAAAGTGACTACGCCGCAGTGGATGTCAGTCACCTCTATGTGGACAATGCGGCGATGCAACTGGTGAGAGATCCTCGCCAGTTCGATGTGGTGCTCACAGGCAATCTTTTCGGAGACATTCTCAGCGATATCTCTGCCATGCTCACTGGCTCAATTGGCATGCTTCCCTCAGCTTCTCTGGGAAGCGAGGGGCCTGGTCTGTATGAACCGGTTCATGGTTCAGCCCCCGATCTCGCTGGTCAAGACAAGGCCAATCCGATGGCCATGGTGCTCTCCGCAGCGATGATGTTGCGGACTGGTCTCAAGCAAAACGCAGCTGCGGACGATCTTGAACACGCTGTCGATCGCGTTTTGGCAGCCGGATTCCGTACTGGAGATTTGATGTCTGAAGGCTGTACTGCTCTGGGCTGTCAGGCGATGGGGGAGGAACTTCTTAAGACACTCTGA
- a CDS encoding YqeG family HAD IIIA-type phosphatase yields MRRDWLRPDWDPGLTLANLPLEPLLGRGIKALLLDVDRTLLPGRDVELPATVLRWVQTAQRHAHLHLISNNPSRQRIGAVADQLGIGFTSSAAKPRRGAIRRVIETLDLKPEQIAMVGDRVFTDVLAGNRLGLYTVLVRPLKEDGTPCRHDRVQVLERQLARWLGAGHA; encoded by the coding sequence ATGCGTCGTGATTGGCTGCGACCTGATTGGGATCCGGGGTTAACCCTGGCCAATCTTCCCTTGGAGCCCTTACTTGGCAGAGGCATCAAGGCTCTTTTGCTTGATGTTGATCGCACCCTGCTTCCAGGACGCGATGTTGAGTTGCCTGCCACCGTTCTTCGCTGGGTCCAAACGGCTCAACGCCATGCCCATCTTCACTTGATCAGTAACAATCCCTCCCGCCAGCGGATTGGGGCTGTCGCTGATCAGCTTGGGATTGGATTCACCAGCTCAGCCGCCAAACCGCGTCGGGGAGCGATCCGACGTGTCATTGAGACCCTAGATCTCAAGCCAGAGCAGATCGCCATGGTGGGCGATCGCGTGTTTACCGATGTTCTTGCCGGAAATCGACTGGGTCTGTATACCGTTTTGGTCAGACCCCTCAAAGAAGACGGAACACCTTGTCGTCACGATCGTGTTCAGGTGTTGGAGCGACAACTCGCCCGATGGCTTGGAGCAGGCCACGCATGA
- the ruvX gene encoding Holliday junction resolvase RuvX encodes MLSLDVGRKRIGLAGCDALGITVSPLPALLRRAFKQDLGHLEQVCLTRRVQGLVVGLPLDAAGQFTEQAAHCQRYGQRLAMALKLPLALVNEHSSSWAAAERYGLQGDRSGRLDSAAASLLLEQWLADGPEPEPVDMATLSASETVSNEGS; translated from the coding sequence ATGTTGAGCCTTGATGTGGGCCGAAAGCGTATTGGGTTGGCTGGTTGTGATGCTCTAGGGATCACGGTCAGTCCCCTCCCCGCACTTTTACGCAGGGCGTTTAAGCAAGACCTTGGGCATTTGGAACAGGTCTGCCTGACCCGTCGTGTGCAAGGGCTGGTTGTGGGTCTACCTCTGGATGCAGCGGGCCAATTCACAGAGCAAGCTGCCCATTGCCAGCGCTATGGCCAGCGCTTGGCCATGGCGTTAAAGCTGCCTCTTGCTCTTGTGAATGAACACAGCAGTAGTTGGGCCGCGGCCGAACGTTATGGCTTACAAGGTGATCGAAGCGGCAGACTCGATAGTGCTGCCGCCTCACTCCTGCTGGAGCAATGGCTTGCTGATGGGCCAGAGCCTGAACCGGTCGACATGGCGACCCTGTCTGCTAGCGAGACGGTCAGCAATGAAGGATCCTGA
- a CDS encoding thylakoid membrane photosystem I accumulation factor, whose product MLHQLFSTMPLLSIMRPVLRSLIVVGLSLLLLASPSEAARDTDSYDGNIFALYAGNGSLVPPATTLKDALEKERTSVIVFYLDDSSTSKIFAPVVSELQRFWGREVDLLPFTTDAFQGDDSQDPSNPATYWHGTIPQVVVIDGKGTVLLDEDGQVPLEAINAAISAATGIEAPAKGSTTISFNELNTEVLSR is encoded by the coding sequence ATGCTGCATCAACTGTTCAGCACCATGCCTCTGCTCAGCATCATGCGCCCGGTCCTGCGTTCTCTCATCGTTGTGGGATTGAGTTTGCTGCTGCTTGCTAGCCCTTCCGAGGCAGCTAGGGACACCGATAGTTACGACGGCAATATTTTTGCGCTGTATGCAGGTAATGGGTCGCTTGTTCCACCCGCGACAACTCTGAAAGACGCTTTAGAGAAAGAACGCACCAGCGTGATCGTCTTTTACTTGGATGACAGCAGCACTAGCAAGATTTTTGCCCCTGTTGTGTCTGAACTTCAGCGCTTTTGGGGGCGTGAGGTGGATCTTCTGCCATTCACCACCGATGCCTTTCAAGGTGATGACAGCCAAGACCCATCCAATCCAGCGACCTATTGGCATGGCACGATCCCGCAGGTTGTGGTGATCGATGGAAAGGGCACGGTCCTGCTCGATGAGGACGGACAGGTTCCTCTTGAAGCCATTAACGCTGCCATCAGTGCAGCCACTGGAATTGAGGCACCTGCCAAGGGCAGTACAACAATCAGTTTCAACGAGCTCAATACAGAAGTGCTCTCGCGCTGA
- the proB gene encoding glutamate 5-kinase, producing the protein MSLRVVKVGTSLLRSTESRSTADAISALCLNLAQCLHRGDRVVLVTSGAVGLGCQRLGLKARPSTLRGLQAAAAIGQGHLMALYEDAMAVHGIPVAQVLLTRSDLADSRSYHNASATLHQLIEWKVLPVINENDTVSSAELRFGDNDTLSALVAAAINADDLILLTDIDRLYSADPRSDASARPISDVHHPAELQALQQGAGDGGRWGTGGMTTKLAAARIATASGITVHLADGRDQHMLETMLAGGRGGTVFHPHPQPLGHRKSWLAHALQPLGSLQIDRGACKALCNKGASLLLVGITDFKGEFQANQPVQILDQEGHEVARGLSSLSSETLRSLVKEPARTDRQGSSPVVVHRDVLVLSTPTIRQPDP; encoded by the coding sequence ATGAGCCTGCGGGTGGTGAAGGTGGGAACCAGTTTGCTGCGCAGCACGGAAAGTCGCAGCACTGCTGATGCCATCTCAGCTCTGTGTCTGAATCTCGCCCAATGTCTCCATCGAGGCGACCGCGTTGTCTTAGTCACGAGTGGGGCTGTTGGCCTCGGATGTCAGCGCCTTGGCCTGAAGGCCAGGCCTTCAACGCTGAGGGGTCTTCAAGCTGCTGCAGCGATCGGTCAAGGCCATCTGATGGCTCTGTACGAAGACGCGATGGCTGTCCATGGGATCCCTGTAGCGCAGGTGCTTCTCACCCGATCTGACCTGGCCGACAGTCGCAGCTATCACAACGCTTCCGCAACCTTGCATCAGTTGATCGAATGGAAGGTTTTACCCGTTATCAATGAAAATGACACGGTGTCTTCCGCTGAGTTGCGTTTTGGCGACAACGATACGCTCTCAGCCTTAGTGGCAGCAGCGATTAATGCGGACGATCTGATCCTTTTGACCGATATCGACCGCTTGTATTCCGCTGATCCGCGCAGTGATGCATCGGCTCGCCCGATTTCGGACGTGCATCACCCAGCAGAGCTGCAGGCCCTTCAACAGGGCGCAGGAGATGGAGGCCGTTGGGGAACCGGCGGGATGACCACCAAGCTCGCGGCCGCTCGGATCGCCACCGCGAGTGGAATCACAGTGCATCTGGCGGATGGTCGTGATCAGCACATGCTTGAAACCATGTTGGCGGGGGGGCGCGGAGGCACGGTCTTTCATCCCCATCCCCAGCCCCTTGGTCATCGAAAAAGCTGGCTGGCGCATGCTTTGCAACCTCTGGGCAGCCTGCAAATCGATCGCGGTGCCTGCAAGGCGCTCTGCAATAAAGGCGCCTCCTTACTTTTGGTTGGGATTACGGATTTCAAGGGGGAGTTTCAGGCCAACCAACCTGTGCAGATTCTTGATCAGGAAGGCCATGAAGTAGCCCGAGGTCTGAGCTCTCTCAGTAGTGAGACCCTTCGAAGTCTTGTGAAAGAGCCGGCGCGGACTGATCGGCAAGGGAGCTCGCCTGTGGTGGTTCATCGCGACGTGCTTGTCCTCAGCACGCCTACGATCCGCCAACCAGACCCCTGA
- a CDS encoding Fur family transcriptional regulator has protein sequence MRLSQQRRMVLDLLWTEASHLSARDIFEKLNDQGRRIGHTSVYQNLEALQRAGVIECLDRASGRLYGYRSDPHSHLTCLESGRIEDLDVQLPDELLREIEERTGYTIETYTLQLSGRPRELDDR, from the coding sequence ATGCGCCTCAGTCAGCAGAGGCGGATGGTTCTTGATCTGCTATGGACTGAAGCCAGCCACTTGAGCGCGAGGGATATTTTTGAAAAATTGAATGATCAAGGTCGACGAATTGGGCATACATCGGTGTATCAAAACCTCGAAGCTCTCCAGAGAGCTGGCGTGATCGAATGTTTGGATCGAGCGAGTGGTCGCCTTTACGGTTATCGAAGTGACCCTCACAGTCATCTCACCTGCCTCGAGAGTGGACGAATTGAGGATCTCGATGTTCAACTGCCTGATGAACTCCTGCGGGAAATCGAGGAGCGCACTGGTTACACAATTGAGACCTACACCCTTCAACTCAGTGGACGTCCCAGAGAGTTAGATGACCGCTGA
- a CDS encoding DUF3727 domain-containing protein produces the protein MSSSGPNNSGDVPTLLVKDSEGRDLLCFLEQLIPLDGQDYALLTPVDTPVCLFRLKDGDEPELIDSITSNEPILSVADVVLQEHDLTLVRSAVTLTVNGELDEPDPEDLDEDEAGDDESETYELLVSFLVDELEYGLYIPLDPFFVVARMDDGAAVLVEGDEFDQIQPRIEAELDERELSE, from the coding sequence ATGAGTTCTAGCGGCCCGAACAACAGCGGAGACGTGCCAACTCTGCTGGTGAAAGACAGTGAAGGTCGTGATCTTCTTTGTTTCCTTGAGCAGCTCATCCCCCTCGATGGTCAGGATTATGCGTTACTCACTCCTGTCGACACTCCGGTCTGCTTGTTTCGGTTGAAGGATGGAGATGAGCCTGAGCTCATCGACAGCATCACAAGCAATGAACCGATTCTTTCGGTTGCTGATGTGGTTCTACAAGAGCATGACCTCACCCTCGTGCGCTCCGCGGTAACCCTCACGGTGAATGGTGAGCTGGATGAGCCCGATCCTGAAGATCTCGATGAGGATGAGGCGGGTGACGATGAATCGGAGACCTATGAATTGCTGGTGAGTTTTTTGGTTGATGAATTGGAATATGGGCTTTACATCCCCTTAGATCCTTTCTTTGTTGTGGCTCGAATGGATGATGGCGCTGCAGTTTTAGTGGAAGGGGATGAGTTTGACCAAATTCAACCTCGAATCGAGGCTGAGCTTGATGAGCGTGAGCTTTCTGAGTGA